One window from the genome of Desulforamulus ruminis DSM 2154 encodes:
- the selA gene encoding L-seryl-tRNA(Sec) selenium transferase, whose product MNMDLDQSFLRELPKVDQLLKHKEIDNLTATIPRRIVVEAVRTAIDEMRQMILMGSYAGDPEQILPWVIRRTVEIAQSSTRSNLRRVINATGVVLHTNLGRARLAQSAKKAVETVADACCNLEMNLNTGKRGSRYEPVENLLTRLTGAEAALVVNNNAAAVLLALGTMAKGKEVIVSRGQLVEIGGSFRIPEVMEQSGAVLVEVGATNKTHPRDYQSKISDNTALLLHVHTSNYRIVGFTKETTVAELVQMGREAGLPVMSDLGSGFLVDLARYGLPKEPSVQETVAAGADIVTFSGDKLLGGPQAGIIVGKRDYINQMKKNPLTRAVRIDKFTVAALEATLREYMDEEKVLHRIPTLSMLTQPVKDILNRAQELKQELTPLLDSLTTVEIIPGFSQVGGGSMPTAELPTYLLALTHRQLPAQELATRLRMGELAVVARVQEEKLQLDLRTVQANEIGLLAQMIIRAVREECGS is encoded by the coding sequence ATGAATATGGATTTAGATCAATCGTTCCTCCGGGAACTGCCCAAAGTGGATCAATTGTTAAAACACAAGGAAATTGACAACTTAACTGCTACCATACCTAGAAGGATTGTGGTGGAGGCTGTACGGACGGCTATCGATGAAATGCGCCAAATGATTTTAATGGGATCATATGCCGGGGATCCCGAACAAATCTTGCCCTGGGTGATCCGCCGTACCGTTGAAATAGCCCAATCTTCTACCCGATCCAACCTGCGTCGGGTGATTAACGCCACCGGAGTTGTTTTACACACCAATCTGGGACGCGCCCGGCTGGCTCAATCGGCTAAAAAGGCGGTAGAAACGGTGGCGGATGCCTGCTGTAATTTAGAAATGAATCTCAACACCGGAAAACGGGGGTCCAGGTATGAGCCTGTGGAAAACTTATTAACCCGTTTAACCGGAGCGGAAGCGGCCCTGGTGGTGAATAACAATGCGGCGGCGGTATTACTGGCCCTGGGAACCATGGCCAAAGGAAAGGAAGTCATTGTATCCAGAGGACAGTTGGTTGAGATTGGCGGTTCCTTTCGGATTCCCGAGGTGATGGAGCAAAGCGGGGCGGTTCTGGTGGAAGTAGGGGCGACCAATAAAACCCATCCCCGGGACTATCAGTCAAAAATTTCCGATAATACGGCTTTACTGCTGCATGTACATACCAGTAATTACCGCATTGTGGGTTTTACCAAAGAAACCACGGTGGCAGAATTGGTTCAAATGGGCAGGGAGGCAGGCTTACCGGTCATGTCGGATCTGGGAAGCGGATTTTTAGTGGACCTGGCCCGGTATGGTTTGCCCAAAGAGCCCAGTGTCCAGGAAACCGTTGCCGCCGGGGCCGATATTGTGACCTTTTCGGGGGATAAGCTTTTAGGAGGGCCCCAGGCCGGAATTATCGTGGGTAAACGGGATTATATTAATCAAATGAAAAAAAATCCTTTGACCCGGGCCGTGCGCATTGACAAATTTACCGTGGCTGCCCTGGAAGCCACTTTAAGGGAATATATGGACGAAGAAAAGGTTTTACACCGTATTCCAACTCTGAGCATGCTGACCCAGCCGGTGAAGGATATTTTAAACAGAGCACAAGAATTAAAACAAGAATTAACACCTCTGTTGGATTCTCTGACAACCGTTGAAATTATTCCGGGTTTTTCCCAGGTAGGCGGTGGTTCCATGCCCACGGCGGAACTGCCCACCTATTTGCTGGCGCTGACGCACCGGCAATTGCCCGCCCAGGAATTGGCCACCCGGTTAAGAATGGGGGAGTTGGCCGTAGTAGCCCGGGTGCAGGAGGAAAAGCTTCAGTTGGATCTCCGTACGGTTCAAGCCAATGAAATAGGCCTGTTGGCTCAAATGATCATCCGGGCTGTGAGGGAGGAGTGCGGTTCATGA
- the selB gene encoding selenocysteine-specific translation elongation factor — protein MKHIIIGTAGHVDHGKTLLIHSLTGVDTDRLKEEKERGISIELGFAQLSLPSGKKAGIVDVPGHERFIKNMLAGVGGIDLVLLVIAADEGVMPQTREHVDILQLLQVKKGIVVLTKSDLVDEEWRGLVTEEVKEFLQPTVLKDAPVVSVSAITREGIPQLLQLIDRVVEDTEERISTGKLRLPIDRVFSVTGFGTVVTGTLLSGRICLGDTVEVMPQRLLTRVRSLQVHGKKVEQARAGQRTAVNLTGLEVDEVKRGSVLAAPNTLTPSYRMDLRLLLLKSAQKPLKDRARIRLYLGTDEILGRVKLLDRKELEPGAETYVQLELEEQVVAGKGDRFVIRSYSPMRTIGGGTVVDANAPKHKGFKPEIIEQLATLEMGTPEELIDQFLTEKQGLYSVEEVAAGSGLTPREVEPELVKLAKEDRVKIIATEKHPLLVSFPVYRRWSLDIKNMAEAYHKKFPLREGYPKEELRSRKFSFINNKYFQFLLQGLEMDGWIRLYEKSVASSDFTGQASPEDQKKLTAIVDDLKKGGFQPASWALVAKTHGLQEGDAQEYLHYLVRQRQVIKIAEDVYFPAAIYEKARELIIDFLRRNKEISVGQTRDLLQTSRKYALPLLDSFDRERVTRRVGDNRVLIQG, from the coding sequence ATGAAACATATTATTATTGGTACCGCCGGGCACGTGGATCATGGTAAAACCCTGCTCATTCACTCGCTGACCGGTGTTGATACAGACCGCTTAAAGGAGGAAAAGGAGCGGGGCATTTCCATTGAACTGGGTTTTGCCCAGTTGAGCCTGCCCAGTGGTAAAAAGGCCGGCATTGTTGATGTACCGGGGCATGAGCGTTTTATCAAAAATATGCTGGCCGGTGTGGGTGGTATTGATCTGGTTCTGCTGGTTATTGCAGCCGATGAGGGCGTTATGCCCCAGACCAGGGAGCATGTGGATATCCTACAATTGCTGCAGGTTAAAAAAGGGATCGTGGTATTAACCAAATCAGATTTAGTTGATGAAGAATGGCGAGGCTTGGTTACCGAGGAAGTGAAAGAGTTTCTCCAGCCCACGGTGCTTAAGGACGCTCCCGTTGTTTCCGTTTCAGCGATTACTAGGGAGGGAATCCCCCAATTACTGCAGTTAATCGACCGAGTTGTAGAGGATACGGAAGAAAGAATCAGCACAGGCAAGCTTCGGTTACCCATTGACCGGGTATTTTCCGTTACGGGTTTTGGCACCGTGGTTACCGGGACACTGCTATCCGGAAGAATCTGTCTGGGAGATACGGTTGAAGTGATGCCCCAGAGGCTGTTAACCCGGGTGCGATCTCTACAGGTCCACGGTAAAAAGGTAGAACAGGCCCGGGCGGGGCAGCGTACGGCGGTCAATTTAACCGGCCTGGAAGTGGACGAAGTAAAACGGGGCAGTGTCTTGGCCGCGCCCAATACCTTAACGCCGTCTTATCGTATGGATCTACGGCTGTTGCTGTTAAAAAGCGCCCAAAAGCCCTTAAAAGACAGAGCCAGAATCCGGTTGTACCTGGGTACCGATGAAATACTGGGCAGGGTAAAACTTTTGGATAGAAAAGAGCTTGAACCCGGCGCGGAGACCTATGTTCAACTGGAACTGGAGGAGCAGGTGGTCGCCGGCAAGGGAGACCGGTTTGTTATCCGATCCTATTCGCCCATGAGAACCATCGGCGGAGGTACGGTGGTGGATGCCAATGCGCCGAAACATAAAGGTTTTAAACCGGAAATCATAGAACAATTGGCCACCCTGGAAATGGGAACTCCCGAAGAATTAATAGACCAGTTTCTTACAGAAAAACAGGGGTTGTATTCTGTTGAGGAAGTGGCGGCGGGTAGCGGATTGACCCCGAGGGAAGTAGAACCGGAACTGGTTAAGCTGGCTAAAGAGGACCGGGTAAAAATCATTGCTACGGAAAAGCATCCCTTGCTGGTTTCCTTCCCGGTTTACCGGAGATGGAGTCTGGACATAAAAAATATGGCTGAGGCCTATCATAAAAAATTTCCCTTAAGGGAAGGGTATCCTAAGGAAGAATTGAGATCAAGAAAGTTTTCATTTATCAACAATAAATACTTCCAATTTCTTTTACAAGGCTTGGAAATGGACGGATGGATCCGCCTGTATGAGAAAAGCGTGGCCAGTTCAGACTTTACCGGACAGGCATCGCCGGAGGATCAAAAAAAGCTGACAGCCATCGTGGATGATCTTAAAAAAGGCGGGTTTCAACCGGCTTCCTGGGCCCTGGTGGCCAAAACCCATGGCTTACAGGAGGGGGATGCCCAGGAGTACCTGCATTATTTGGTCCGGCAGAGACAAGTGATAAAAATCGCCGAAGATGTCTATTTCCCGGCGGCAATCTATGAAAAGGCCAGGGAGTTGATTATTGATTTCCTTAGAAGAAATAAAGAAATCTCTGTGGGCCAGACCCGGGATTTACTGCAGACCTCCCGGAAATATGCGCTGCCCCTGCTGGATTCCTTTGACCGGGAAAGGGTGACCCGGCGGGTGGGCGATAACCGGGTCTTAATTCAGGGGTAA
- a CDS encoding YgaP-like transmembrane domain, translating to MRHNMNSTERWLSVVGGLAFTGLGRSGRLKNSLMGKGMALLGLKTAVTGVLGYDPIMDWMDQDEEEDFF from the coding sequence ATGCGGCACAATATGAATTCCACCGAACGCTGGCTCAGTGTGGTTGGCGGCTTAGCCTTTACGGGACTGGGCCGTTCGGGAAGATTAAAAAACTCGCTCATGGGTAAAGGCATGGCCCTGCTGGGCTTGAAAACGGCCGTTACGGGTGTGCTTGGTTACGACCCGATCATGGATTGGATGGATCAAGATGAAGAAGAGGACTTTTTTTAA
- a CDS encoding metallophosphoesterase produces the protein MEFDRRNEKGPFDIIGDIHGCLEEFKELLGKLGYVQDKGTFRHPLGRKVIFLGDLGDRGPHCLKSIELAMQMVRQGRALYVPGNHCNKLNKYLQGRNVQITHGLEKTVGEWKDLPLAQRNRFAKEFQTFFNAASPYLILDEGRLVVTHAGIQSEMIGSLNKRIRDFCFYGDPTGEVTPEGLPVRRDWAKKYCGKALVVYGHTPVEKPEFRNHTIDIDTGCVTGGQLTALRYPERKLVQVQAKEVYYIRPEMKEKTPSLSL, from the coding sequence TTGGAGTTCGACCGGAGAAATGAAAAAGGCCCTTTTGATATTATCGGAGATATCCATGGATGTTTAGAAGAGTTTAAAGAATTGCTTGGTAAACTGGGTTATGTTCAGGATAAAGGGACCTTCCGTCACCCGCTGGGACGCAAAGTCATTTTTTTGGGCGATCTGGGAGACCGGGGGCCCCATTGTCTGAAATCTATCGAACTGGCCATGCAGATGGTTCGCCAGGGAAGGGCCCTTTATGTGCCGGGCAATCACTGCAATAAATTAAACAAATACTTACAAGGAAGGAATGTGCAGATTACCCATGGTCTGGAAAAGACTGTGGGGGAATGGAAGGATCTGCCCCTGGCCCAAAGGAATCGTTTTGCCAAGGAATTTCAAACCTTCTTTAACGCCGCTTCCCCTTATTTAATTCTGGATGAAGGCAGGCTGGTGGTGACCCATGCGGGCATTCAGTCGGAAATGATCGGCTCTCTGAATAAAAGAATCCGGGATTTTTGTTTTTATGGGGACCCAACCGGCGAGGTAACACCGGAGGGCTTGCCGGTCCGGCGGGATTGGGCCAAAAAGTATTGCGGCAAAGCGCTGGTGGTTTATGGGCATACACCGGTGGAAAAACCGGAGTTCCGGAATCATACCATTGATATTGATACCGGATGTGTAACCGGAGGACAATTAACGGCTTTGCGTTATCCCGAAAGAAAACTGGTGCAGGTGCAGGCGAAAGAAGTCTATTACATCCGGCCGGAGATGAAAGAGAAAACCCCTTCTCTGTCCCTTTAA
- a CDS encoding cold shock domain-containing protein produces the protein MQGKVKWFNANKGYGFIESESGSDVFVHYSAIQTDGYRTLEEGQPVEFEIVEGSRGPQAANVTKI, from the coding sequence TTGCAAGGTAAAGTTAAATGGTTTAATGCCAATAAGGGGTATGGCTTCATTGAGTCCGAGTCCGGCTCGGATGTCTTTGTTCACTACTCTGCCATTCAAACGGACGGTTACCGCACTTTAGAGGAAGGGCAACCGGTGGAATTTGAGATTGTAGAGGGGAGCCGGGGCCCGCAAGCGGCTAATGTAACAAAAATATAA
- a CDS encoding BMP family ABC transporter substrate-binding protein, which yields MKPSLRGILSILLVLALAVALVGCGGEKPAEDANKETPADKLKVAFIYVGPVGDGGYSYAHDLGRQYLQKEIPDVETTFIESVPEGADAERVLSELAEKGNKVIFATSFGYMDPVIKVAQKYPDVTFLHCSGYKTADNVGTYFGRMYQARYLSGVVAGKATQSNTIGYVAAFPIPEVIRGINAFTLGVQSVNPNAKVKVVWTNTWYDPAAEKEAGKSLLQAGADVIAQHQDTAGPQQAAEEAGKFGIGYNSDMSKMAPKAVMTSAVWNWGPYYVNTIKAIQAGTWKSEQYWGPMSDNVVDLAPFGPMVSEESKQLVEAKKQEIISGKWDVFTGPIKDQSGQVKVAEGQKMSDAEMLSFDWFVQGVDGTIPK from the coding sequence GTGAAACCGAGTTTGAGAGGAATTTTATCCATTCTACTTGTACTAGCCTTAGCGGTGGCGCTGGTAGGCTGCGGCGGCGAAAAGCCGGCGGAAGATGCCAATAAAGAAACACCCGCTGATAAATTGAAAGTGGCCTTTATTTATGTTGGACCGGTTGGTGACGGCGGCTATAGTTATGCCCATGATCTGGGCCGCCAGTACCTGCAAAAGGAAATTCCCGATGTGGAAACAACTTTTATTGAATCCGTTCCCGAGGGTGCGGATGCTGAGCGTGTATTATCCGAACTGGCTGAAAAAGGCAATAAAGTAATTTTTGCAACCAGTTTTGGTTACATGGATCCGGTGATTAAGGTGGCCCAAAAGTATCCCGACGTTACTTTCTTACACTGTTCCGGATACAAGACCGCTGACAATGTGGGCACTTATTTTGGCCGTATGTATCAGGCGCGCTACCTTTCCGGTGTTGTAGCCGGTAAAGCAACCCAAAGCAACACCATCGGTTATGTAGCCGCATTCCCCATTCCTGAAGTGATCCGCGGCATTAACGCCTTTACTCTGGGCGTTCAGTCCGTAAACCCCAATGCCAAGGTGAAAGTTGTATGGACCAATACCTGGTACGATCCCGCTGCTGAAAAGGAAGCCGGCAAGAGCTTGCTCCAGGCCGGGGCTGACGTAATTGCCCAGCACCAGGATACCGCAGGTCCTCAGCAGGCTGCTGAAGAGGCAGGAAAGTTTGGCATTGGCTACAACAGCGACATGTCCAAAATGGCCCCCAAGGCGGTTATGACTTCTGCCGTATGGAATTGGGGTCCCTATTATGTAAATACCATTAAAGCCATTCAGGCAGGAACCTGGAAGAGCGAACAATACTGGGGCCCCATGTCCGACAATGTTGTGGACCTGGCACCCTTTGGGCCCATGGTTTCCGAAGAAAGCAAGCAATTGGTAGAGGCGAAGAAGCAGGAAATCATATCCGGCAAATGGGATGTCTTTACCGGACCCATTAAGGATCAGAGTGGTCAGGTGAAGGTTGCTGAAGGGCAAAAGATGTCCGACGCAGAGATGCTTTCTTTTGACTGGTTTGTTCAAGGGGTAGACGGAACCATTCCTAAATAA
- a CDS encoding ABC transporter ATP-binding protein: MTTDVLVEMKQIIKRFPGVLANDRVNLQVKHGEIHALLGENGSGKSTLMSILSGLYRPDAGEIHIGGQRVTFRSPREAIDAGIGMVHQHFKQVETFSVAENVILGSKDTEFLVKTRQVEKEIEAISKGYGLQVDPTAKIWQLSVAERQRVEIVKMLYRGSKVLILDEPTAVLTPQEARELFQVLRQMTARGQSIILITHKLNEVMEVAHRVTILRSGKSVATRSREQVNERELARLMMGQDMIIPSKKKPGNFGREMLALNHVSADSDGHRPGLNQVSLTVKEGEVLGIAGIAGNGRRELAEVIVGLRPVSDGGIFIGGKDVTNLSPRQIIEENVSYIPEDRLGSGLVPNLGAVDNLILKEYRRPGLGSGPFINRRKTADFAEKLIQEVDVKITGLDAPVKMLSGGNLQRLLLARELASSPRVIVAVYPVRGLDIAAAEAVHKMLLDQRDRGAAIVLISEDLEELLKLSDRIGVLFKGTLMGILPVEQAEPEQIGLMMLGSRFGEEVAS; this comes from the coding sequence TTGACTACCGATGTTTTGGTAGAAATGAAGCAGATTATAAAGCGGTTTCCGGGGGTGCTGGCCAACGACCGGGTCAATTTACAGGTAAAACATGGCGAGATCCATGCTTTACTGGGGGAAAATGGCTCTGGTAAAAGCACCCTTATGTCCATTTTATCCGGTTTATACAGGCCGGACGCCGGTGAAATCCATATCGGGGGTCAGAGGGTAACCTTCCGTTCCCCCCGGGAGGCCATTGATGCCGGAATTGGCATGGTGCACCAGCATTTTAAACAAGTAGAGACCTTTTCGGTGGCTGAAAATGTAATTCTGGGCAGCAAAGATACCGAGTTTTTGGTGAAGACCCGTCAGGTGGAAAAGGAAATCGAGGCTATCTCCAAGGGCTATGGGCTACAGGTTGACCCCACCGCAAAGATCTGGCAGTTATCGGTGGCCGAGAGGCAGCGGGTGGAAATTGTCAAGATGCTGTACCGGGGTTCCAAGGTATTGATTCTGGACGAACCGACGGCCGTGTTGACCCCGCAGGAGGCCAGAGAATTGTTTCAGGTGCTGCGCCAAATGACCGCCAGAGGGCAGTCCATTATTCTCATTACCCATAAACTCAATGAGGTAATGGAAGTGGCTCACCGGGTTACCATTCTCCGAAGTGGCAAGTCCGTGGCCACCCGGTCCAGGGAACAAGTGAACGAACGGGAATTAGCCAGGCTTATGATGGGACAGGACATGATTATCCCCTCTAAAAAGAAGCCCGGTAACTTTGGCCGGGAGATGCTGGCCTTAAATCATGTGTCTGCGGATAGTGACGGCCACCGTCCGGGATTGAACCAGGTTTCTCTAACCGTTAAAGAAGGAGAAGTGCTGGGAATCGCCGGGATTGCCGGAAATGGCCGTCGGGAACTGGCCGAGGTGATTGTAGGGCTGCGGCCTGTTTCCGATGGCGGGATTTTCATTGGCGGAAAGGATGTCACTAATCTTTCTCCCCGGCAAATTATTGAAGAAAATGTAAGTTATATCCCTGAAGACCGTTTGGGTTCCGGGCTGGTGCCCAACCTGGGAGCGGTGGATAATTTAATATTGAAGGAATACCGGCGTCCCGGGTTGGGCAGTGGCCCATTTATAAACCGTCGGAAGACTGCCGATTTTGCTGAAAAATTGATTCAGGAAGTGGATGTAAAAATTACCGGTTTGGATGCACCGGTTAAAATGTTGTCCGGAGGAAATTTGCAAAGGCTGCTGCTGGCCCGGGAACTGGCCTCCTCCCCCCGGGTGATTGTGGCTGTTTATCCGGTGCGCGGCTTAGATATTGCAGCCGCCGAAGCGGTGCATAAAATGCTTCTGGACCAGAGAGACCGGGGTGCCGCCATTGTGTTAATATCGGAGGATCTGGAAGAGCTGTTAAAGCTATCCGATCGTATCGGGGTATTGTTTAAGGGAACTTTAATGGGAATTCTACCCGTTGAGCAAGCGGAGCCGGAACAGATCGGCCTGATGATGCTGGGTTCCCGGTTCGGGGAGGAAGTGGCTTCATGA
- a CDS encoding ABC transporter permease produces MIGIERRLTPSPFNIVLIPVIAVLLALCTGAVFLYLNGLASPEGITWSKVMSVYGGMLGGAFGSKYGLSETVVKAIPLMLCGLGVSIAFRMQLWNIGAEGQFYMGAFGASWVALSFPQWPVYIMLPAMIGMGLLLGGLWGLLPAIPRAYLGVNETITTLMLNYVAILWVSYLVFGPWKDPNGMNFPLSATFEPAAVLPTLGNSRVHAGLLFALVIALILWLALRRTRWGYEVTVIGESPRAARFAGMNIAKNILVVMFLSGAVAGLAGMAEVSAITQRMQAGISPGYGYTAIIVAWLAKLNPMAIILVSFLLGALQVGGYSVQTSGVPAAIVSMIQGALLFFVLGGEFFNRYKLVLKGKEKVEV; encoded by the coding sequence ATGATTGGCATCGAAAGAAGGCTAACGCCTTCCCCCTTTAATATTGTTTTGATTCCGGTTATTGCTGTTCTGCTGGCCCTTTGTACCGGAGCGGTATTTTTATATCTTAACGGCTTGGCCAGTCCCGAGGGCATCACCTGGAGTAAAGTCATGTCCGTTTACGGGGGCATGCTGGGCGGAGCCTTTGGCTCGAAATACGGCCTTTCCGAGACGGTTGTTAAGGCAATCCCGCTGATGCTGTGCGGCTTGGGCGTCTCCATTGCCTTTAGAATGCAGCTTTGGAATATTGGGGCGGAGGGTCAGTTTTATATGGGCGCCTTTGGGGCTTCCTGGGTGGCTTTAAGCTTCCCCCAATGGCCGGTTTATATCATGCTGCCCGCAATGATTGGCATGGGTCTGCTGCTGGGTGGGCTTTGGGGCCTGCTGCCGGCCATACCCAGGGCTTATTTGGGCGTGAATGAAACCATTACCACGCTGATGCTGAACTATGTGGCCATCCTTTGGGTGAGCTATCTGGTTTTTGGCCCCTGGAAGGATCCCAATGGGATGAATTTTCCCCTCAGTGCGACCTTTGAGCCGGCGGCTGTTTTACCTACCCTGGGCAACAGCCGTGTCCATGCAGGGCTTTTATTTGCCCTGGTGATTGCCTTGATTTTATGGCTGGCGTTGAGGCGTACCCGCTGGGGATATGAGGTTACCGTGATCGGGGAGAGCCCCAGGGCAGCCCGTTTTGCGGGAATGAATATTGCCAAAAATATTCTGGTGGTTATGTTCTTAAGCGGGGCGGTGGCCGGTTTGGCCGGCATGGCGGAAGTTTCGGCCATTACCCAGAGAATGCAGGCCGGAATCAGCCCCGGGTATGGCTACACCGCTATTATTGTGGCCTGGCTGGCCAAATTAAATCCCATGGCCATTATTTTGGTTTCTTTTCTGCTGGGGGCCTTGCAGGTAGGCGGCTATAGCGTGCAGACCAGCGGGGTGCCTGCGGCCATTGTCTCTATGATTCAAGGAGCATTACTGTTCTTTGTACTGGGCGGAGAGTTTTTTAATCGTTATAAGCTTGTCCTGAAGGGCAAAGAGAAAGTGGAGGTATAG
- a CDS encoding ABC transporter permease — translation MTQDIIIAILATAITAGTPILYAALGEILTERAGILNLGVEGLMLVGAVSGFVFAVRTGNPWIGLMAAMIAGGALALIHAFLTVTLQANQVVSGLALTLFGTGLSGFIGKPYIGIPVENAFKPFHMNYLSDIPFLGPIFFQHDMLVYLSYLLVPLLWFLIYRTRPGLNLRAVGENPASADSLGVSVYKVRYLYVIAGGMLGGLGGAYLSLAYAPTWLENMTAGRGWIAVALVIFATWNPLRAMLGSYIFGGIDAFGFRAQTLGIMIPSFFFKMLPYLFTIFVLIIVTRKAMINRVGAPGALGLPYDREER, via the coding sequence GTGACTCAAGACATCATCATTGCTATTTTGGCTACCGCCATCACAGCGGGAACCCCCATCCTCTATGCTGCCCTGGGGGAAATTTTGACCGAACGGGCCGGTATACTAAACCTGGGCGTAGAGGGCCTGATGCTGGTGGGCGCCGTGAGCGGCTTTGTTTTTGCGGTACGGACCGGGAATCCCTGGATCGGCCTGATGGCAGCCATGATCGCCGGAGGGGCCCTGGCCCTGATTCATGCTTTTCTCACCGTAACCCTGCAGGCCAATCAGGTTGTCAGCGGTCTGGCCCTGACACTTTTTGGGACGGGTTTATCGGGTTTTATTGGTAAGCCTTACATCGGTATTCCTGTGGAAAATGCCTTTAAACCCTTTCATATGAACTATCTCAGTGATATCCCTTTCTTAGGACCGATTTTTTTCCAGCATGATATGCTGGTTTATCTTAGCTATCTGCTGGTGCCCTTATTGTGGTTTTTAATTTACCGCACCCGGCCAGGGTTAAACCTGAGGGCTGTGGGAGAGAATCCCGCTTCGGCGGATTCTCTGGGTGTCAGTGTTTACAAAGTGCGGTATCTGTATGTTATTGCGGGCGGTATGCTAGGGGGACTGGGAGGAGCCTATCTCTCTCTGGCCTACGCCCCAACCTGGCTGGAGAATATGACTGCCGGCCGGGGCTGGATTGCCGTGGCTCTGGTGATCTTCGCCACCTGGAACCCCTTGCGGGCCATGTTGGGCAGTTATATCTTTGGCGGCATTGATGCCTTTGGTTTTCGGGCCCAAACCCTGGGAATCATGATTCCTTCGTTCTTTTTTAAAATGCTTCCTTACCTTTTTACCATTTTCGTTTTAATTATTGTGACCCGTAAGGCCATGATTAACCGGGTGGGTGCTCCGGGTGCCTTAGGCCTGCCCTACGACCGCGAAGAGCGTTAA
- a CDS encoding xanthine phosphoribosyltransferase has protein sequence MDLLKDRIEKDGKVISDQVISVDSFINHMVDPVLMMEIGTEFARRFAAGKVTKVLTVEASGIAVGLTTAMALKVPLLFAKKKKPSTLDHNYYLSNIYSFTKQESVDVYVAKKYLTDNDRVLIVDDFLARGEALKGMTGLVKQAGAVLVGIGIVIEKVFQGGGQALRESGIPIESLVKIHSLEGGKLHLGE, from the coding sequence ATGGATTTGCTTAAAGATAGAATTGAAAAGGACGGCAAGGTTATTTCCGACCAGGTTATCTCGGTGGATTCCTTTATTAATCATATGGTGGATCCCGTTTTAATGATGGAGATCGGAACCGAGTTTGCCCGCCGTTTTGCAGCAGGGAAGGTAACCAAGGTTCTGACAGTGGAGGCTTCCGGAATTGCGGTGGGGCTGACAACCGCCATGGCTTTGAAGGTCCCCTTATTGTTTGCCAAAAAGAAAAAGCCGTCCACGCTGGATCATAATTATTATCTGTCCAATATCTACTCTTTTACCAAGCAGGAGTCCGTGGATGTCTATGTGGCTAAAAAATATCTTACAGACAATGACCGTGTATTAATTGTTGACGATTTTTTGGCCCGGGGGGAAGCCCTTAAAGGAATGACGGGACTGGTGAAACAAGCCGGAGCGGTGTTGGTGGGCATCGGCATTGTGATTGAAAAAGTATTTCAAGGGGGAGGCCAGGCCCTGCGGGAATCCGGTATTCCTATCGAATCTTTAGTAAAAATCCACAGCTTAGAGGGTGGAAAATTACATTTAGGTGAATAG